The Solibacillus sp. FSL R7-0682 genome includes a window with the following:
- a CDS encoding CdaR family protein — protein sequence MDKLFDSPWMLRIASLLLAGLLFFYIQTEANRQNENGTSNETDVITNVPLEVYYDDENLFVTGVPETVDVKISGPTPIVLKTKLEKDFKVFVDLNSLLIGEHSVTIQQENFSEKLEVAIEPRTINIEIEEKITEEFRVEPEMNNRLVAEDHFVKGMKAEPGRVSITGAKSVIDSISYVKATVTGEKGLNKSFEQETTVKVLDRDLNKLDVRINPEKIKVQVEINEYSRELPLTIKEIGEANEGVTIEKLTVEPSKIAVFGTKASLDVLDHVEVEVDLAKITESGSYEFEVAMPTGATKLSKNKIMIHATVISEQVNIEESTDSQVDADTNVDEAEGNN from the coding sequence ATGGATAAGTTATTCGATAGCCCGTGGATGCTACGTATAGCATCACTTTTATTAGCAGGATTATTATTCTTTTATATTCAAACAGAAGCCAATCGTCAAAATGAAAATGGTACATCAAATGAGACAGATGTTATTACAAATGTCCCATTAGAAGTGTATTATGATGACGAGAATTTATTCGTCACTGGTGTACCAGAAACAGTTGATGTGAAAATTTCTGGACCGACGCCAATTGTATTAAAAACAAAGCTTGAAAAGGATTTTAAAGTTTTTGTTGATTTAAACTCATTGTTAATTGGCGAACATAGCGTTACAATACAGCAAGAAAACTTTTCTGAAAAACTAGAAGTGGCAATTGAACCACGAACAATCAATATTGAAATAGAAGAGAAAATAACAGAAGAGTTTCGTGTTGAGCCAGAGATGAACAATCGCCTTGTGGCAGAGGATCACTTCGTAAAGGGTATGAAAGCTGAGCCTGGCCGTGTATCCATTACAGGAGCAAAAAGTGTCATTGATAGCATAAGCTATGTAAAAGCCACTGTTACAGGTGAAAAGGGATTAAACAAATCATTTGAGCAAGAAACTACTGTAAAAGTTTTAGATAGAGATTTAAATAAGCTTGATGTACGAATTAATCCTGAAAAAATAAAAGTACAAGTAGAGATTAATGAATATAGTCGAGAGCTCCCGCTTACAATTAAAGAAATAGGGGAAGCTAATGAAGGTGTAACAATTGAAAAGTTAACAGTGGAGCCTTCAAAAATCGCTGTTTTTGGTACAAAGGCATCATTAGATGTTCTAGATCATGTAGAAGTAGAAGTGGATCTAGCTAAAATTACAGAATCAGGTTCATATGAGTTTGAGGTAGCAATGCCTACTGGCGCAACAAAATTATCAAAAAATAAAATTATGATTCATGCAACCGTAATTAGTGAGCAAGTCAATATAGAGGAGTCAACGGATAGCCAAGTTGATGCAGATACGAATGTAGACGAAGCAGAGGGAAACAACTGA
- the glmM gene encoding phosphoglucosamine mutase, translating to MGKYFGTDGVRGVANSELTPEFAFKLGRIGGYVLTKDAKDRPKVLIGRDTRISGEMLEGALVAGLLSIGAEVMRLGVISTPGVAYLSRVMNAEAGVMISASHNPVADNGIKFFGPDGFKLTDAQEAEIESLIDAEEDTLPRPVGAAIGSVTDYFEGGQKYISYLKQTVDEDFIGLHVALDCAHGATSALATHLFADLEADISTMGASPDGLNINEGVGSTHPEKLAAFVVERGAHIGLAFDGDGDRLIAVDEEGKIVDGDQIMFIIGKYLNAKGRLNKNTVVSTVMSNMGFYKALEENEMTSVQTAVGDRYVVEEMRANNYNVGGEQSGHIVFLDYNTTGDGLLTGIQLVAIMKATDKKLSELAAEMTIFPQRLVNVRVTDKHAVTQNEKVAAVITEVETEMAGNGRVLVRPSGTEPLVRVMVEAATEEACENYVNRIADVVRAEMGLAE from the coding sequence ATGGGTAAATATTTCGGAACAGATGGCGTCCGTGGTGTCGCTAATAGTGAGCTAACACCAGAGTTCGCGTTTAAACTAGGTCGTATTGGCGGCTACGTGTTAACGAAGGATGCAAAAGATCGCCCGAAAGTATTAATTGGACGTGATACACGTATTTCTGGGGAAATGTTAGAGGGCGCATTAGTTGCGGGTCTACTTTCAATCGGTGCAGAAGTAATGCGATTAGGGGTCATCAGTACACCAGGTGTCGCATACTTATCGCGCGTGATGAATGCAGAAGCGGGTGTCATGATTTCAGCATCACACAATCCTGTCGCAGATAACGGCATTAAATTTTTCGGCCCAGACGGCTTTAAATTAACAGACGCACAAGAAGCAGAAATTGAAAGCTTAATTGATGCAGAAGAAGATACATTACCGCGTCCAGTAGGCGCTGCCATTGGATCAGTTACAGACTACTTCGAAGGTGGTCAAAAATATATTTCATACTTAAAACAAACAGTTGATGAAGACTTTATCGGTCTACATGTCGCATTAGATTGTGCGCACGGTGCAACATCGGCTTTAGCAACTCATTTATTTGCAGATTTAGAAGCTGATATTTCAACGATGGGCGCTTCACCAGATGGTTTAAATATTAATGAGGGTGTTGGTTCTACACATCCTGAAAAGCTTGCAGCATTTGTCGTAGAGCGTGGTGCACATATCGGCCTTGCGTTCGATGGTGACGGGGACCGTTTAATCGCAGTAGACGAAGAAGGAAAAATCGTTGATGGTGACCAAATTATGTTCATTATTGGGAAGTACTTAAATGCAAAAGGTCGTTTAAATAAAAATACAGTTGTTTCAACAGTTATGAGTAACATGGGCTTCTACAAGGCGTTAGAAGAAAATGAAATGACAAGTGTTCAAACAGCCGTTGGAGACCGTTATGTTGTAGAAGAAATGCGTGCTAACAACTACAATGTAGGTGGCGAACAATCGGGGCACATCGTATTTTTAGATTACAATACAACAGGTGATGGTTTACTTACAGGGATTCAGCTCGTTGCCATTATGAAAGCGACTGACAAAAAATTATCTGAGCTAGCAGCGGAAATGACAATCTTCCCACAACGTTTAGTAAACGTTCGTGTGACAGACAAGCATGCAGTAACTCAAAATGAAAAAGTGGCTGCTGTCATCACAGAGGTAGAGACAGAAATGGCTGGAAATGGTCGTGTATTAGTCCGCCCATCTGGCACGGAGCCTTTAGTACGTGTAATGGTCGAAGCAGCTACAGAAGAAGCTTGTGAAAACTATGTAAACCGTATTGCCGATGTAGTACGCGCGGAAATGGGATTAGCTGAATAA
- a CDS encoding type 1 glutamine amidotransferase domain-containing protein, which produces MAKIATLITDKFEDVEFTSPKEALEAAGHILVTIDKEGNKSVKGKRGESTVQIDKGVADVNPADFDALFIPGGFSPDLLRDDDRVVAFTKHFMDEMKPVFAICHGPQLLITAKSLEGRDTTGYKSIKVDLEYAGATYHDEEVFVCQKQLVTSRTPDDLPAFNREIVKLLEEKGL; this is translated from the coding sequence TTGGCAAAGATTGCAACATTGATTACAGATAAGTTTGAAGATGTGGAATTCACAAGTCCAAAAGAGGCACTAGAGGCTGCAGGCCATATACTTGTGACGATTGACAAAGAAGGGAATAAGTCAGTGAAAGGTAAGCGCGGTGAATCAACGGTACAAATTGATAAAGGCGTAGCAGATGTAAATCCTGCAGACTTTGATGCGTTGTTTATCCCAGGTGGATTTTCACCGGATTTACTGCGCGATGATGACCGTGTTGTCGCATTTACAAAGCATTTCATGGATGAAATGAAGCCAGTATTTGCTATCTGTCATGGGCCACAATTGTTAATAACAGCAAAATCATTAGAAGGTCGCGATACAACAGGATACAAATCAATTAAAGTTGATTTAGAATATGCGGGTGCAACCTATCATGATGAAGAGGTTTTCGTCTGTCAAAAGCAGCTTGTCACGAGCCGAACACCGGATGATTTACCAGCATTCAACCGAGAAATTGTGAAGCTTTTAGAAGAAAAGGGTCTTTAA
- the glmS gene encoding glutamine--fructose-6-phosphate transaminase (isomerizing): MCGIVGYNGVLDAKEILLKGLEKLEYRGYDSAGIAVHNEEGITIFKEKGRIADLRKAVDEDVEANVGIGHTRWATHGVPNRLNAHPHTSASGRYTLVHNGVIENYHLLQKAYLKGIQMQSDTDTEVIVQLVDLFAKEGLSTVEAFRKTLSLLHGSYALALLDNEDVETIYVAKNKSPLLVGVGDTFNVVASDAMAMLQVTDQFVELHDKEVVIVKKDKVEISTLDGRPVERAPFKAELDASDIEKGTYPHYMLKEMDEQPTVIRKIIQAYEQGDDVSIDADILEAIAEADRLYIIAAGTSYHAGLIGKQYFEKIAGIPVEVHISSEFGYNMPLLSKKPLFIFISQSGETADSRQVLVKIKELGYKALTVTNVQGSTLSREADYTLLLHAGPEIAVASTKAYVAQVAVLAVAAYAVAKKTGVAIDFDLKQELAIVANGIQTIIDSKETMEQIAEDFLKIARNAFFIGRNVDFYVSLEGALKLKEISYIQAEGFAGGELKHGTIALIEEGTPVFALATQKDVALNIRGNVKEVVARGANACIIAMEGLEEEGDTLIIPSVHELLTPLVAVVPLQLISYYAALHRRCDVDKPRNLAKSVTVE, translated from the coding sequence ATGTGTGGGATTGTAGGATATAACGGCGTATTAGACGCGAAGGAAATTTTATTAAAAGGCTTAGAGAAATTAGAGTACCGTGGTTATGACTCAGCTGGTATTGCTGTTCATAACGAAGAAGGTATTACTATCTTCAAAGAAAAAGGTCGTATTGCGGATTTACGTAAGGCAGTAGACGAAGATGTAGAAGCAAATGTAGGGATTGGTCATACACGCTGGGCAACACACGGTGTACCAAACCGCTTAAACGCACATCCACATACGAGTGCTTCAGGTCGTTACACATTAGTACACAATGGGGTAATCGAAAACTATCACTTATTACAAAAAGCGTATTTAAAAGGCATCCAAATGCAGTCAGATACGGATACAGAAGTAATCGTTCAGCTAGTGGACTTATTTGCAAAAGAAGGCTTATCAACAGTTGAAGCATTCCGTAAAACGTTATCATTATTACATGGTTCTTATGCGTTAGCACTATTAGATAACGAAGACGTAGAAACAATTTACGTAGCGAAAAACAAATCTCCATTGTTAGTTGGGGTAGGCGATACGTTCAACGTAGTTGCATCTGATGCTATGGCAATGCTACAAGTAACAGATCAATTTGTCGAGTTACACGATAAAGAGGTAGTAATCGTAAAGAAAGACAAAGTAGAAATTTCAACATTAGATGGTCGCCCAGTAGAGCGCGCACCATTCAAAGCGGAATTAGATGCTTCTGATATTGAAAAGGGCACATACCCACACTACATGTTAAAAGAAATGGATGAACAGCCAACAGTTATCCGAAAAATTATTCAAGCTTATGAGCAAGGCGATGATGTCTCAATCGACGCAGATATTTTAGAGGCCATTGCTGAGGCAGATCGTTTATATATTATTGCAGCAGGTACGAGTTACCATGCAGGTTTAATCGGTAAGCAATATTTTGAAAAAATTGCAGGTATTCCAGTAGAAGTACACATTTCAAGTGAGTTCGGCTACAACATGCCATTATTATCGAAAAAACCATTATTTATTTTCATTTCTCAATCAGGAGAAACGGCAGATAGCCGCCAAGTATTAGTAAAAATTAAAGAGCTTGGCTACAAAGCACTAACAGTAACAAACGTACAAGGTTCTACACTTTCTCGTGAAGCGGACTACACATTATTATTACATGCGGGTCCAGAAATTGCAGTTGCTTCTACAAAAGCATATGTAGCGCAAGTAGCAGTTTTAGCAGTAGCAGCTTATGCAGTTGCGAAGAAAACAGGTGTAGCAATTGACTTTGATTTAAAACAAGAGCTTGCGATTGTGGCAAACGGCATTCAAACAATCATTGATTCAAAAGAAACAATGGAGCAAATCGCAGAAGACTTCTTAAAAATTGCACGTAATGCATTCTTCATTGGCCGTAACGTAGACTTCTACGTATCATTAGAGGGCGCATTAAAGCTAAAAGAGATCTCTTATATTCAAGCAGAAGGTTTTGCTGGTGGGGAGTTAAAGCACGGTACAATTGCGTTAATCGAAGAAGGCACACCAGTATTCGCATTAGCAACGCAAAAAGATGTGGCATTAAACATTCGTGGTAATGTGAAGGAAGTCGTAGCGCGCGGCGCGAACGCTTGCATCATTGCAATGGAAGGCTTAGAAGAGGAAGGCGACACATTAATTATCCCTTCTGTTCACGAGCTATTAACACCATTAGTAGCCGTTGTTCCACTGCAATTAATTAGCTATTACGCAGCATTACACCGTCGCTGTGACGTAGATAAACCACGTAACTTAGCGAAATCAGTTACGGTAGAGTAG
- a CDS encoding TnsA endonuclease N-terminal domain-containing protein, translating to MSKRTRTSKVEKWIKEGRGSGIGADYKPWLNIQDVSSLGRSTRLRGIKTNRQHEFLSDLERNYFFVTEYSDYVVDIREQFPLLQLEETIVIADELGIKHPTDPQTNEPIVMTTDFLLTIDKGDGLVEVARTIKMKDDLLNERVLEKFEIERVYWERRQIDWGIVTELEIPKEMARNISYIHDYYDIQSYDAFQNINQQHIEDLVMALLHRILNESLSIREITNVFDKETHMPVGSGMTLFYHLLAKKIIRIDMSEVFNVEQPIVIQSIDEGKLEKVKYG from the coding sequence ATGTCTAAAAGAACTAGGACATCTAAAGTTGAGAAGTGGATTAAAGAAGGTCGAGGTTCTGGAATAGGTGCGGATTATAAACCGTGGTTAAATATTCAGGATGTTTCATCGTTGGGTAGGTCTACACGCTTAAGAGGTATTAAAACAAATAGACAACATGAATTTCTATCGGATTTAGAGCGAAACTATTTTTTTGTGACAGAGTATTCTGATTATGTTGTGGATATTCGAGAACAATTCCCCTTATTACAATTAGAAGAAACAATTGTTATTGCTGATGAGTTAGGTATTAAACATCCTACAGACCCCCAGACGAATGAGCCAATTGTGATGACAACTGATTTTCTCCTCACTATAGATAAAGGTGATGGATTAGTAGAAGTTGCGAGAACAATAAAGATGAAGGATGATCTTTTAAATGAGCGAGTTCTTGAGAAATTCGAAATAGAGCGAGTTTACTGGGAAAGACGACAAATTGATTGGGGTATAGTAACAGAGCTAGAGATTCCTAAAGAAATGGCGCGGAACATTAGCTATATTCACGATTATTATGATATTCAAAGCTACGACGCTTTTCAAAATATAAATCAACAACATATTGAGGATTTAGTAATGGCATTGTTACATAGGATCTTAAATGAAAGTCTGAGTATTAGAGAGATTACAAACGTATTTGATAAAGAAACGCATATGCCTGTAGGTAGTGGAATGACGTTATTTTATCATTTACTGGCAAAGAAAATTATACGAATAGATATGTCAGAGGTTTTCAATGTTGAACAACCTATTGTCATTCAATCAATCGATGAAGGTAAGTTGGAAAAGGTGAAATACGGATGA
- a CDS encoding Mu transposase C-terminal domain-containing protein codes for MIYINQVLQSVKDSTRIRIIEIEESYVYFVNIDANTSMPKKELYSSLLTDIEQKEWLLITDPFARVVKEEELTEVQIYKRNTDWEIIQMNCVQHMGNLLQKSGRETKIKEIATTLDVTPTKVKKILSRYWQRGMNKNAMLPDYANSGGRGKTKNLSEDKVGRPRRVTVNGEYRSGINITDEIKTQFEHAINKYYRKTNNYSLKDVYHFILRDFYSERYKENGELQYRIWEANRIPSYQQFYYWFKKFEDPKKDIEFRQSTKEYELKHRPLISNSKVETNGPGTRFQIDATAADIYLVSSYDVNKVIGRPVVYAVVDVYSRIITGIYVGLEGPSWIGAMMALDNMIADKVEFCKQYDIEITEEQWPTYHLPEIIIADRGEFEGYSVAGLINNLNVKIENTTAYRGDLKGIVERKFRTFNGKVKQKAPGAIQKEYRERGDIDYRLNATLNLKEFTSLIITMVLQHNHKIIDKYPMEKEMITDGIVPTPINLWNWGIQNRKGRLRTIDRNILRLNVLPREKATISRAGIKFKNLLYGSKRAIEEQWYAKLKNKSIEIVYDPRSIDKIYIPSDNGMDYETCILLEPSKQYKLDFLEDVVFQHQLRNELEEEERSKQVQLTINADAMMEQIIRGAEKKKKKALHQPTSKKEKLEAIRENKVNEKQVNREEEKFDLSFPSSVAEQPTEVIDFVSRTKLEEQKEEKSPSRLMEKLKRKRDEEFGKDE; via the coding sequence ATGATATATATTAATCAAGTACTTCAATCTGTAAAAGATTCAACTCGTATTCGGATTATTGAAATCGAAGAATCCTATGTGTATTTTGTCAATATTGACGCTAACACATCTATGCCCAAAAAAGAGCTGTATTCCTCATTATTAACCGATATTGAACAAAAAGAGTGGCTTCTTATAACTGATCCCTTTGCACGTGTTGTGAAGGAGGAAGAATTAACCGAGGTTCAAATTTACAAACGTAATACAGACTGGGAAATTATTCAAATGAATTGCGTTCAACATATGGGAAATTTACTCCAAAAAAGTGGTAGGGAAACAAAAATTAAAGAGATTGCAACTACGCTGGATGTTACTCCAACAAAAGTTAAAAAGATACTTAGTCGCTATTGGCAGCGAGGTATGAATAAAAATGCCATGTTACCTGATTATGCAAACTCAGGTGGTCGAGGAAAAACAAAAAATCTAAGTGAGGATAAGGTTGGACGACCACGTAGAGTAACAGTAAATGGTGAATACCGAAGTGGTATTAATATAACGGATGAGATTAAAACACAATTTGAACATGCCATTAATAAATATTATCGTAAAACGAATAACTACTCATTAAAAGATGTGTATCATTTCATTTTGCGTGATTTCTATTCGGAACGTTATAAAGAAAACGGAGAGCTTCAATATCGAATTTGGGAAGCGAATCGTATACCATCCTACCAGCAATTTTACTACTGGTTCAAAAAGTTTGAAGATCCTAAGAAAGATATTGAATTCCGTCAAAGTACTAAGGAATATGAGTTAAAGCATCGACCACTTATTAGTAATTCTAAAGTAGAAACAAATGGTCCAGGGACGCGTTTTCAAATTGATGCAACGGCTGCAGATATCTATTTAGTAAGCTCTTATGATGTAAATAAAGTTATTGGTAGACCTGTTGTTTATGCAGTCGTAGATGTCTACTCACGTATTATTACGGGAATTTATGTTGGTTTAGAGGGACCATCATGGATAGGTGCAATGATGGCACTGGATAATATGATTGCTGATAAGGTTGAATTTTGTAAGCAATATGATATTGAGATTACAGAAGAACAATGGCCGACGTATCATTTACCTGAAATTATCATTGCAGATAGAGGGGAATTTGAAGGGTATTCAGTAGCTGGGCTGATTAATAATTTGAATGTAAAAATTGAAAATACAACGGCTTATCGTGGTGATTTAAAAGGGATTGTTGAGCGTAAATTTAGGACGTTCAACGGAAAAGTAAAACAAAAAGCGCCAGGTGCAATTCAAAAGGAATACCGAGAACGTGGAGACATAGATTATCGGTTAAACGCTACATTGAACTTAAAAGAATTCACTTCATTAATTATTACAATGGTGCTACAACACAATCATAAGATTATTGATAAATATCCAATGGAAAAAGAAATGATAACAGATGGAATTGTACCAACACCTATTAATTTATGGAATTGGGGCATTCAAAACCGTAAAGGCCGTTTGCGTACAATAGATAGAAATATTTTACGATTGAATGTACTACCACGTGAGAAGGCGACTATTTCAAGAGCTGGTATAAAATTTAAAAATTTATTATATGGTTCAAAACGTGCTATAGAGGAACAGTGGTATGCCAAGTTGAAAAATAAAAGCATTGAAATTGTGTATGATCCACGTTCTATAGATAAAATTTACATCCCAAGTGACAATGGTATGGACTACGAAACATGTATTTTGCTAGAGCCAAGTAAACAATATAAATTGGATTTTTTAGAGGATGTTGTTTTTCAGCATCAACTAAGAAATGAGCTAGAAGAAGAGGAACGCTCAAAGCAAGTGCAATTGACTATTAATGCAGACGCAATGATGGAGCAAATTATTAGGGGAGCTGAGAAAAAGAAGAAAAAGGCATTGCATCAACCAACGAGTAAAAAAGAGAAGCTAGAGGCGATTAGAGAAAATAAAGTAAATGAAAAACAAGTTAATCGGGAGGAAGAAAAGTTCGATTTATCTTTTCCCTCTTCTGTAGCTGAGCAGCCGACAGAGGTTATAGATTTTGTATCTAGGACAAAATTAGAAGAACAAAAGGAAGAGAAGTCACCTTCACGTCTTATGGAAAAGTTGAAGAGAAAGCGAGATGAGGAATTTGGAAAAGATGAATAA